In Lytechinus pictus isolate F3 Inbred chromosome 13, Lp3.0, whole genome shotgun sequence, the DNA window CCACTGATTTATGAAGAGCTCCTTCTCaatgtgttgttgtttttttaatacttttgtGAAAGTAAATTTTAGTACCAGATAAAGTCACTGCTTATCATGACATATGGCCTTATTCTTTTTCCCCATAGTCTATTTATGCCACCTTATTTTATCTAAACAAACATTTTTCTGtcattaaaaatcattattttgatttcgTAAAATACAATATTGCAGTTGTTGATGTTCCAGAGACATTTCACAAAGTTTTAAGTCAGGctgaatataacatttaaagtaTAGTTGCATATGGTTTATAAtgcatcaccgcattggtcagatcatgcacaGAGGACCTGTGCTACCGTGTATAAATCAATCATATAAGTTGGTCCTTAGGCATAAGTTTGAATCAGACTTTGTAAAGCAACCCCTCATATATCGGCAATCATCAAAGAAACATGTTccaagttatttatttattcaacatatttaTACAGGATTAAAAAGAAACGATCGATTCAGTAAGGCTCTGTTTCATTGATGTCCTGTTAAAGCACATATATGCATACAtcaaaatcatttccagttacaaTGGCGATCTCAAAGTTGTGTAGCAGTATACTGATGAAATGATCTTTTATATTCCCATCATGCAGTATTCTAAGGTTCGTGACCCCATGTTCAGTTCTTACATGGTTTGTGCACTTCTCATCCTCATCGCCATATGCCTTGCACAGGTTGTTGCCTTCCCTAAGTAAGTATCATATGCCTTACACCATTGCATATGTCATTGACTTCCTAAGTATCATATTGCCTTTTACTATTGCCCAGGCATTCTCTACCAACTATCTTATCCTTAATAATGATTTTGCCTTCCTATTGCCTTCCCGAAGTAACCATTATATGTACAAACAATCTTGCATATGCTGTTGTCCTTCTGTAATATATTCTTAAAGGTGATTTTTGCCCTATATCGATatcatgtataataataattattattatttatttatatagcgcttcataCATTGGTTTCTAAATgcttaattattattaccccagtcataGGATCATAGGTCATATATCTTCCACATGTTTTTGCCTCCCCGAAGTATTAaagcatcattatcataattatgttttaatgtTGCATATGCAGTTGTCTTTCCTTTGTAGTTtatgttttgataaggattttgcCTTTAAATGTAACTATCATATGCCTTGAATCATAAGGCATATGACCTTGAAATGATCATATCATAACTTAACTCGCTTTATCTTTCCCTTTCAGGACCTACCTTATGTTAGGTGTGTTTGTTGGTATAGTTGTCTTCTCATCTCTCACTTTGTACATAGTTCTTGCTGAGAAGTGTACGGTAAGTCCAATTTTCATGTTTGAATACATGTTATATCACTCATCATCTCactaatttgatatttaataattCTCACTAATTTCACCTGTTGATTTTCTGTGACCCTCCACATACGCTGGTCCTTTAccttttttctatcattttcctAGAAAGGCAAACACTTCATTTGAACTttgttaatgtttgtttttttccttttatgcTTTTCTTTTTGTATGTTCTATTTTGtatctcttctttttctttctttactggGCTAGAACTTTTAAGATCCAACAAATCTTTAATGCCAGTCCACACTCGAAGCCTGTTTTATACATTATTTactgtattatcatttttgttactttgttttgttcttgtcaTTATGTATTTCCTATTCACctgtatatatgttattttttttcgagtgaaatgaatgaattgtaTTGATATTTTCACAGACCAGTATGCCATGCTACTGTCTGATGCATGCATGCTGTTATACAATTCACATAACACTGTTCCAACATGATGCATATCTGGAGAGAAACTTACAAAGCATCATTTGAAACAAGTTGAAACATATACGGCCAGGTGTCTGATGGATGAATTTCTTTCGAAACGTTCCCCTTATGAAAAAAGTCATCGCACTCGATATCCCCGGCCTGATCCATCAATACATGATTCAAATTGACCCAAATTGAGACCAAATTGCCAGCGAAATTGCAAATATCCTGAAGAATTTATTCCAATTTGAAGCTCGTCTCACCCACACTTGCAACGCATCACTCTCCCATCAGTCTGATTTTGAGATGGTGATGTGACATGGCTTATATAGACTGCCCTATGTATCTGTGCATCatttttcagaaataataataatgatactttTCCAATAAGGCCCAAAGCACTTACAatgaaaatacttaaaataaattatacaatgcTAAAACTATGAAACTATAAACAACGAAAGAGATGGGTTTTTAATgcctttttgaaaatttctgtTGTTGGAGAATGTCTTACTATTAGAGGCAAATCATTCCAGTAATTTGAAGCTGACACGGTGAAAGATGTATCACCGGCTAATGTACgagttaatgaatatgtgagACGAAGAGGGTCACCGGCCGATTTAAGTGCTCTAGTTGGTGTATACAGCATCAAACAGTTATTCAAATTCTCTGGAAAGCCTGTTTATTCagtgctttgttgacaaacaaCAGTAATTTGAACATTATTGTCTGTTTCAAAGTAAGCCAGTGTAGTAGAATTAAGAGAGGCTTGGAAGGATGATCTCCAGAAACCTGTAAAATTAATCGTGCTGCTCAATTTTGTAGCTGTTGAATACGAATTAATTAGTTAGAGGGGCATGTAGAAAGAAGTTCATTGCAATAATCGATACGAGACAGAACTAATAAACGAACAGCATTGTGACAGGCTGACTGGTCGAACCTTCTGATGCTAGAATGTTTCTTGAATAAAAAGTGACTGTGCTACAGATATGAAAGATGTGGTACGACATTGACATGTGGGAATCAAATATAACACCAAGGttttgaatatatttcaaaGTCCTCCCACTTTCcaatataaagagaaatatcTGTAATGGTAAACAATCCTCAGATATCATTTGATGGACCTTCTGAAAACATTTGTACAGGCAATAGGAAATGTTTGCACCTTTTTGCTTGCAGTGTGAGACAATCATTTCAATTCTCCATTAATTTAAGCTCTATATAAGTAGGCTTATTAATAATATagtaaacagttcttgtatagcacatATTACATTATGTCTTTGATATCCTTGTGCATCTACTATTCCAAtagttttaatttttgatatattttcgtCTTGTTTTTAGGCCAATCCCAGTGGTTGCCAGACAGTATCCAAGGTTGTTTTAGAAAGCAGAATATTAAGTTCAGTCTTAGCTGTTTGGACACTCTTTCTTATGTTTGCTGCTTCCTTTACAATTAtggtaagattttcttttatgaacTAGCAGCAATGAATAACATGATTGTAAAAATTCTGCTTTCATGGAAAATTTTGACACATGTTTTCCCTCTATGTTATAGTGTGTGTACAtgcatgccccttgaaggagtAAGATGTTGTGACTGCATGACGTAAAATGATAGGCTTGTCtactaaaggtcaagtccaccccaaaaaaatgttgatttgactCAATAGAGAATAATCAagcaagcataatgctgaaaatttcatcaaaatcggatgcaaaataagaaagttatgacattttaaagtttcacttatttttcataaaacagttatatgcacaatttagtcacttGCAAATGacagagttgatgatgtccctcactcactatttcttttttctttttttgaattcagcaatatttcaagttttacagatttgacaatacggaccaacttgactgaaccataaaatgttaaacaatggtaattccacatgttcaggaagaaaTACACCATTGTTTCAAAGgacaatgaaaagaaaattagaatatttcttttttcgtataataaaatacaaaagaaatagtgagtgagtgatgtcatcagtctcctcttTAGCATTgcgaccaagatgtgcatataactgttcaatgaaattaagcaaaactttaaaatgtcataactctcttattttacatccgattgtgATGAAAGTGTCAGTGTTGTActtgttggaattttctctttttattcaaaacttttctTTTGGTCGGGCTTGTCGTTTAATTTTCACTAACTTAATTTACTTTGGTACCTTGTCAAAAGCCTGTGCTGTGTCTTTTAGCATAAATCCTGTTGTAAcggtactataataataataatatctaaCATTTATATCGCACATATTAGTCAAAAGACTCTCTATGtgctttacaaaatatattgaattactaaaattatacattaaacCTACTATATTgaacattataataataataataataattcaatactTACATAGCGCCTAACAAAATTTCTCTAAGCgccttacatgtacatcacaaaaCCTAACTACATtatgaacattattttaaaaatgagtAAGTTTCAAGAATAGATATGTATATGGAGAAGAATTGTGCAGTTCTAATATTTAAAGGTAGACAATTCTAGAGAACAGGGACAGACAGGGAAAGGGCTCTTTGACCCTATGAATTTGTATTGGTGGAGGGGGCGGGTGATAAGATGTTGTGTGGATGTGATCTAAGGTTTCGTCATGGTTTATACGGTTCTATTAGTTCTGGGGCTTGCTGCAGAAAGAGTTgggtttaaacgcaagtcaaactatcaagcgcaagtcccgaatacaggtgcttcattggctgGAAATCGAGTTACGCAAGATTTTtttagttgcgtttgatcgcaactctttctgcaacgggccccagatatgTACTGTGGGGAGAGGCAATTCTGGGCTTTATAACAGAGGATGAGTATTATAGAGTATTCGTTTTTCCTTAGGAAACCAATGGAGCTTAAACAACGCAAAGAGAAATTGGGTCATGTGCGCGAGTGCCTGTTATAAGCCTTGCCGCTGTATTTTGGATTCTTTGTAGACGGTTCAGCTGGGTTTCATGGTAGCTTTCCTTTATCCTCCACTGTTTTGTCGATGATGGAGTGTGAAAATTGGTATTGAGAGGCCACTTAAAGGATTCCCATGCAAAAGACATTTCTTGTTTTTGATAACGCACCATACACTACAATTCTTATTAGCATCtatccaggtgggtgtttcaaaaatatttgttaagTATGACATAGActcgcacttaaatgctgatgCGTACATGATATGTAACGTGTGATCTTATTAATTGATATGCAGTAGTGCGCTTCCTCATggcacgatctgaccaatgcggtcatgccttttatacagCACGCAAGTACGCTTTTACGTGCGACTCTAAATCATACTTAAATctctgtgaaacacccccaaaaTGTGTGTACAGTGCTAAAGATAACCTATTCTTCTGTTACAGTTTGCTTATGACACGACGTCCGTTGATGAATGCGTCGCATACAAGCTTGACTTACCCAGTGCCGATGATGTCAACGTCACCGATGTCATTGATTCCAATATCACCTTAGGGCAAGAAAATCATCCCGACTGCTGGCCAGATCAGCCTACGTGTCACTTCccaatggtaataataataataataataatatagggtatttgtattgcgcacatatccaccttgttaggtgctcaaggcgctcctatattacccggctaagctaggcgttcatagcgcacacagctttttaaggaattacttcctaccggtacccatttacctcacctgggttgagtgcagcacattgtggatcagtttcttgccgaaggaaattacgccatggctgggattcgaacccacgaccctctgtttcaaagtccgaagactaatccactgggccacaacgctccactgtATATAGAAGTTattatagaagtagtagtagtagcagcagcagcagcagtagttgtagtagtagtagtagttgtagtagtagtagtagtaataataataatgataatattgataataaaaataataattatgataataataattatgataatcataatataaataatcatcataataacaatgttaatattaaataatgatgataataatagtagcCTTTTACATAGCACCAATAATAATCAATTCCAGAGtgcacttttttatatttaaaaatcattatttgggTTTCAAAAAGTCCTTTTTCATATCCAAAAAGAATAGCTTTGTTCCGAGTCcttttttccatataaaaaactaaacaaaaccCTTTTACCCCAGCTTTGTGACACACACCAGGTAGTGGATTCACTTTCAccatttacatttatttgttttctttccttttcattgCAGTACTTTACCTTTAGCATTTTGCTCATCATGCTGAGTTGCGCCGTGTTCCAGCAACTTGGCAGTCTGACAAAACTTATATTCCTTCTTCTAATTGGTGCAATATACCTTTCCCTTATGGAAACCATTCAAGTCAATCTACTCACAAACTATGATACTCTACAGCAAGCTTATGTCCAGTAAGTAAAAGCAATTTCTtcaaaggagaatgaaatcttttaaaacttttaaacTAGATGAATTGTATTTAACAGAAAAAAGTTAAAAAGCAGatcaataattataaataataacatACATTCTAAAAAGCGCTTAATATGCATTGCTTCTAAGCGCTTGATGCATAGAAAAATACAAGTAAGTTGAGTTGGATAGAACTAACGGAATTAGAAATTATATAAACCTAAGACTACCAAAAATTAATGGaagataattttaaaaataataacaaaaaattacaatgaaagtttgagaaaaatggaaaaaatgataagaaagtATGTTTTAGATGCAATGGATATTCATCCATTGGGATTGTGACAAGCTGTccacccttttttttatttagaaataCAAGGTTTTAACACCTCAATGACATTCGGGTTTTACTAGCGTTGACTTGAGGATTATTCACACTTTTACCATTCTCTATTGTTTTTCATAGAATGTTAGAGCCTAATTACATCTCCCTGACGATAGTCACGCCTGTTATACTGGTCGTCTATATCGTCGCTCTATGGATACATGGGAGACAGGTGGAATCAACAGCAAGGCTGGATTTCTTATGGAAGCTGCAGgtaaatgatgatggtgatggtggtggtggtaaatggttataatgatgatggtgatgatgatgatgatggtggtgatggtgatgatgattatgatgatgatgatggtaataatgatggtggcgatgatgatgatgatgatggtaatgatgatgatggtaatgatggtgatgatggtgatgatgatgatgatgatgatgatgatgatgatgatgatgatgatgatggtggtgatgatgatggtgatgataatgatgatgataatgatggtgataatgatgatggtgatgatgatggtaatgttgatgatgatggtaatgatggtgatgatggtgatgatgatgatgatgatgatgatgataatgatggtgataatgatgatgatgatgatgatggtaataatgatgatggtgatgatggtgatgatggtgatgatggtgatgataatgatggtgatgatggtgatgatgatgatgataatgacgacgatggtgaagatgatgatggtgataatgatgatgatgatggtaataatgatgatggtgatgatgatggtggtggtggtattggtgatgatgatgatgatgataatgatgacgacgacgatggtgatagtgatgatagtgaaggtgaaggtgatgatgttgataatataTTTGCTAGTCTTCGCCATATTCTTAGCCTAAGTCTTGTTAACACACTATTGAGTATTAAAATATCATATGTGGTCTCATGACTCAGATCTCCCaatctggggagcatttcatgaaatagataattctttgttataagctactgggATACGTACATCATTGATCATCTCAGAACAAACTTATCAATAACTATTTCTTTCATGAATTGCTCTTTGGGCCCTATTTCATCAGGACTTACagctattgtaactttgccatccaatggtatctaCAATGATAGTAACAATGCTCTACGGctgatcaaaatcaaggattttacAATAGTCACCATTGGATAACAAAGTAACTCTTTGTGAAGCTGGTCCCAAGTCGTGACACCATCACtgattctttttattcattgtttgaatgataaagaGATGGAACTCAAATGATTTCATGACGCTTCCCGTTTCCTAGGCAACAGAAGAGAAAGACGAAATGGCCAATCTCCAGGCCTACAACAAACGTCTCCTCAACAACATCCTGCCGTCCTTCGTAGCCGAGCACTTCCTCAAGAATTCCGCCCGGGACATGGACCTCTACCATCGAGACAATGACTTTGTCGCCGTCATGTTTGCATCCATCTCAAACTTCTCAGAGTTCTACGTTGAGCTTGAGGCCAACAACGAGGGCGTCGAGTGCTTGAGACTCCTAAATGAAATTATCCATGACTTTGACGAGGTAAGTCCAATCTTGACCCAGTGCCTACTGGAACATGGTGGTTCCTGTTATGATGAAAGCCTATGGGAATTGCAGAATTTAatcgttaaaggagaatgaaacccttgaaaccagctgtatccatatcaaagagaaaaatcaaagaaacatattgttgaaagtttgaggaagattgaatgaataataagaaagttatgagcatttgaatattgagatcactatgccatgtagatcctcctattggcaatgcgaccaagatctgtgatgtcacacacgtacaactccctcattactttagtacttatttcacttatattctcacttttatagagtctatcacaaggtgaggtgttctctttatgagaggacaagtacaggggtttcacaacattatatcattgatgaattgtttgtcatatgattataatgagcaaaaagagatgttttggggtatattttcagtgtccaaaatgggagagttgttcatctgtgacatcatagatcttggtcgcattgccaatgggaggatctccatagcattagtgatctcgacattcaaatgctcataactcttctattgctagtcctattttactcaaacttttgttgatcttattctttgatttttctgctttcacaaaagccaACTTGCTCCatgagtttcattctcctttaagtggtTAATGTCACTCTAGCATGGAACTTTTTATCATATACCTTTTCAAACGTCAGAGCCAGATGTTTCTCGCAGGAATCTTGCAAGCGGCTTTCATTCCAAATCTTCACAATTATCTTCGGCCGATCATCACAATTAACTTAGGCAACTTAATGGAGACTGCAGGAAAGTGAGAAGACGCATAGTATTTATAGCGAGATTCCTCCTGAAAATGGCACAGACTAATGACAAGCGTTTATGACACCACCTATGAACAGCATTTGGAATATTATTAATTAATGGCAAGTTCATGCTATCCTGTCAAAtcacaactaaaaaaaaatccctctcTGTTTCATAGAGATGtttgaaagttatgaatgactttatgctcgactggtgaccctttcttgttcTAAATGATAAATGTTCCAGTCATGCATGAAGTTGTGCGCAACTTTGCAAACACTTTGACGAAACACCAGCTAAGGGAATCTGTCTTGATAAACAATTTATAGAAAActttataattcttttttttttatacttattttCATCTTGTCAGATCATTGGACGAAATGACTTTATCCAGATTGAGAAGATCAAGACCATTGGCTACACCTACATGGCGGCCTCAGGGTTAACAGAAGAAACCTTTGACAAGGATGGCAACAGCCACGTCAGCGCTCTGGCAGACTTTGCCTTCTCCCTCATGAAACAGCTCAAATACGTCAACGAACATTCCTTCAATAATTTTAAGATGAGGATAGGTAAATTCACCTTTTGATTTAATCTTATGAGAGATGTCAGTCTTCTTGCTTTTGCATGGTTTCAGTCTCTGATATCTTCCCATTTCAGGCTTTATCGTGTATAGCTCATATGTGGCTTTAGTATATCTGGCCTCTTTTCAGGCCTGGTAAgataaactgtcatttttattcaattcaacgATACATCAATTCAAATCCGGGCTCTGTCACACTCCGTTTTGTAGTTTATTGATAAATGACAAAGACCAatcagaattaatatttcaataattattgttatttattattataaatattttattcaaaacataGAGCAGGAacttgtgttacgggccccagatctcAGAGGACAAAACAAGAATACAATTTCATGCTCTATATGTTGTTGAAATATGTCTTGGGAAGGCAATTTTATACATCTGTCACTTTCCACCCAGGTGTTGT includes these proteins:
- the LOC129274407 gene encoding adenylate cyclase type 5-like → MRVGIHTGKVHCSVFGMRKWQFDVSSKTLVREVTNVDVNMRVGIHTGKVHCGVLGMRKWQFDVWSNDVTLANIMEAGGMPGRVHITKATLKFLNGDYEVEAGNGQDRNTYLRDHNIDSYLIVPKNNRPSALQSPITTNGEHRGRSSSVVQLQSWGAEKPFSTIMPGKESKEMRRLGYSEKTGKSGMNKNIENRLGLDKNQEKTDPEEEVNEFLGRAIDARSIDRLRSEHVRRLTLTFLKKDLEEKYSKVRDPMFSSYMVCALLILIAICLAQVVAFPKTYLMLGVFVGIVVFSSLTLYIVLAEKCTANPSGCQTVSKVVLESRILSSVLAVWTLFLMFAASFTIMFAYDTTSVDECVAYKLDLPSADDVNVTDVIDSNITLGQENHPDCWPDQPTCHFPMYFTFSILLIMLSCAVFQQLGSLTKLIFLLLIGAIYLSLMETIQVNLLTNYDTLQQAYVQMLEPNYISLTIVTPVILVVYIVALWIHGRQVESTARLDFLWKLQATEEKDEMANLQAYNKRLLNNILPSFVAEHFLKNSARDMDLYHRDNDFVAVMFASISNFSEFYVELEANNEGVECLRLLNEIIHDFDEIIGRNDFIQIEKIKTIGYTYMAASGLTEETFDKDGNSHVSALADFAFSLMKQLKYVNEHSFNNFKMRIGLNVGPVVSGVIGARKPQYDIWGNTVNVASRMDSTGIPEKIQVTQDMRNILLPMGYRLTERGIVKVKGKGEMLTYFLIGQPGDS